In a single window of the Papaver somniferum cultivar HN1 chromosome 8, ASM357369v1, whole genome shotgun sequence genome:
- the LOC113306371 gene encoding uncharacterized protein LOC113306371 produces MRAKDNLRNLVNQFNPSLIWIAELKIKVSGNYVKNLRLHGVNQMIIHNTCDGSKANIWLFWHSSISTTTVKSTTKQAITVKVGEYKVGVRGTSDHGPIMGNTVGIPKPNNIPFRYQAVWTSHSDFLKVIQSSWEENINGNPAFGFMAKLKRFKEFVKKWNWEIFGDLRVKMTQAEEEVEKVAMISYANPENVELLNHLITTREKQEIVSQQFNELMRAKDRIKWVKEGGANTSFFHTSIKIRKAHNNITELEDETGNLVIYEEDNIFLDAIPSSAEIKKVVFGVDANSAPGPDGFPGSFYRFAWNIVGQDLINALQYCWRCRFIPRGMNSKILFLLPKVQGAKKAEQFRPIGLANFSFKIITRTIILRISSLIEKIVSCQEGAFIKGSNIHEKIVLASEMVNELDIKRRGGNVCLKLEITQAYDSLSWDFLVETIKHFGFYEVGIKWIRILFESAKISVLVNGGPCGFFNVGRRLRQGDPLSSVLFVIAEEVLSRSISKFVHEGKIVPMVNRNSCQPSHLLFADDIFVFCNGKKITGEFNEASNEISKMHQEK; encoded by the exons ATGAGAGCCAAAGATAATCTCAGGAACTTAGTGAATCAATTTAATCCTTCTCTAATCTGGATAGCTGAACTTAAAATCAAAGTTTCtggtaattatgttaagaatttGAGGCTTCATGGTGTGAATCAAATGATAATTCATAATACTTGTGATGGTAGTAAGGCAAATATTTGGTTATTCTGGCATTCTTCTATCTCTACTACTACTGTTAAATCAACTACAAAACAAGCAATAACTGTCAAGGTTGGAGAA TATAAGGTGGGTGTTAGGGGGACTTCTGATCATGGACCCATAATGGGAAATACAGTGGGGATTCCTAAACCAAATAACATTCCTTTCAGATACCAAGCTGTATGGACTTCTCATTCTGATTTTCTAAAAGTGATTCAAAGCTCTTGGGAAGAAAATATAAATGGTAATCCTGCATTTGGGTTTATGGCTAAACTAAAAAGATTCAAAGAGTTTGTTAAAAAGTGGAACTgggagatttttggggatttaaGAGTAAAAATGACACAAGCTGAAGAAGAGGTGGAAAAGGTAGCAATGATTTCTTATGCAAATCCTGAGAATGTTGAGTTACTTAATCATCTAATAACTACTAGAGAGAAGCAAGAAATAGTTTCTCAACAATTTAATGAACTTATGAGAGCTAAGGATAGAATCAAATGGGTAAAAGAGGGTGGAGCAAATACTTCTTTCTTTCATACTTCTATAAAGATTAGAAAAGCTCATAACAACATAACTGAACTGGAGGATGAAACTGGAAATCTG GTAATATATGAGGAAGACAATATTTTTCTAGATGCAATTCCTTCTTCTGCAGAAATCAAAAAAGTTGTTTTTGGAGTGGATGCAAATAGTGCACCAGGCCCTGATGGATTTCCTGGAAGTTTTTACAGATTTGCCTGGAATATTGTTGGCCAAGATTTGATTAACGCTCTTCAATACTGTTGGAGGTGCAGGTTTATACCAAGAGGTatgaattcaaaaattttatTTCTACTTCCTAAAGTACAAGGTGCAAAAAAAGCAGAACAATTTAGACCTATAGGACTTGCCAATTTCAGTTTCAAGATTATTACAAGAACTATAATATTAAGAATTAGTTCTTTGATTGAGAAAATAGTATCTTGTCAGGAGGGAGCATTTATCAAAGGCAGCAATATCCATGAAAAAATTGTcttagcttctgagatggtgaatgaattagATATAAAGAGAAGAGGAGGGAATGTATGTTTGAAATTAGAAATTACACAAGCATATGACTCATTGAGTTGGGATTTCCTCGTTGAAACTATAAAACACTTTGGCTTTTATGAAGTTGGAATTAAATGGATTAGAATCTTGTTTGAGTCTGCTAAAATCTCAGTATTAGTAAATGGAGGACCTTGTGGTTTCTTTAATGTGGGAAGACGACTTAGACAAGGTGATCCCTTGTCATCagttttatttgtgatagctgaAGAAGTTTTGAGCAGAAGTATTTCTAAATTTGTACATGAAGGAAAGATTGTGCCAATGGTTAACAGAAATAGTTGTCAACCTTCACATCTACTTTTTGCAGATGACATTTTTGTTTTCTGTAATGGGAAAAAAATCACTGGAGAATTTAATGAAGCTTCTAATGAAATATCAAAAATGCATCAGGAAAAGTGA